GCTGACGTTCGCCGATGCTTCGCGATGTAAGTTTGCGCCTGTTTTGATTCCTTTCCAGAAGTTTTTGTCTTGAGCAACTTCAGctacttttttgttgtttttgttgttgttactgCAACGGGTGAACACAAAGTGTGTCTAAACATTGAAAGTACGTGGGCACATCACGAGGCGCTTATACTAACTAACAAAAGGTCATTTCTTGGAAATCTCAGTTTCGCAatgagctctttttttttctaggccAGTTCGTATAAGAGCAATTTGGCTTGGCCACTTCATCCTTGCAGGCTCCAGCTCCCATCTGCCATCTGTCAGAAGCAAACATGGCTAAATTCCTGCTTGGATCTGTCATATGTTATTGTAACATGAAGCTGCTGGGATGAATCCCGTGTGCGGGAACTGCatgttgtgcaaaaaaaaagacaactggTTGGTGAACACGTGTGTTCACGCTTGTGTTTCCATGTGTGTCCCAGTTCTGAGCCAGAGCACAGCGTCGCACTTCCTGAACCGGCGCAGGAGGGCCAACTCGCTTTTTGAGGAGCACAAGAAGGGCAACCTGGAGAGGGAGTGCGTTGAGGAGCTGTGTAACAGGGAGGAGGCCAGGGAGATCTTTGAGAACAACCCTGAGACGGTAAGGAGGGCCACCTCAGTCAAtcacagaggaaaaaaaagagccattTTCCTgggtccgtccatccatccatccatccatccatccatccatccatccatccatccatccatccataagcACTTGATTTCTATTAGACACATGACTGACGATGGTACGAGTCACATTGCAGactaaataataaaactataaataaataagagcacaGAAAATGTGTCACTTACTGTCACTGTAACGTccttaaaaaaagcattttcttttccaggaCTTCTTTTATCCAAGGTATGTCGGTAAGTTTGCAGACAGACCAATCATTGGACTTAATTGAACGATGATTTTATCTTTGTGCTAAACAATAATGTCTTTTCAAGAGTGTCTGGGTTACCACCGCGTTGGCATCAGCAACCACGATTCCGGTTCGGCCATCCCGTCGGATCTTCGGACTTGTGTGAAAGGTGGGGAGCTGTTTTTCTCAGGGTTGGTTTAAGGTCACAAAAGATGTTGGCCAGCAGtctttgcaaacatttttgtcttgccGTGTTTATCAGCATTTTCCTGCGTTGcttttgtgacatcacaacGTTTGTGTCGCTGGGCAGAAATCAGCAATCAGTGCACGCCGTTTCCGTGCTCCAGGCACGGCACCGAGCGCTGCGTTGACGGTCAAGGCACTTATACGTGCGTGTGCAAGTCTGGCTGGGATGGAAAATGCTGTGATAATGGTGAGTTCTATTTTAAAACCGCTTTGAGTCTACAAATGCGAATTCGCCATTTGTCCTTTTGCGCAGACATCGATGAATGTTCAGATCCCAAATTTCCAGCGGGATGTAACCAAAAATGCGACAATGTTCCCGGAAGCTTCCACTGCACGTGTAAAGATGGCTACTATCTCCGGGACAACATCAACTGTGTGGGTAAGACTAACGCACATCTCAGTTGGATTTTGTTCGATTCATCGAGAAGtaatcgattatcaaatgaattgacgactattttaataatcaagtcatcgttttttgttcaaaacagCACAATAGAAATCagatgcattattattattaaaaatctTTTTGCAATGCACTttcatgcaaaatgaaaattgatCCTATTATTCGATTAATTAATGGAATAAtcgaaagctttttttaaatattcaatagTGACAGACAGTGTTGATCGACTGGCAAagagtcattttatttctacatatatatatatatatttatcttcTTTATATTTATTCACTATTTGTGGTTTTGATTTTGCCGTCGTGCTTCATTTTAAATTCTACACGGCTGTTTGTTGTTCACATGGTTGTATAACTTGAGGACAGATGTTTTTCCTCTGCCCCCTGTCGTGGAAACACAGCTGCTTCAAAGCGTTGACTTTTCGCTCATCCAACTGTTTCGAAAGCAGCAATGCCGAGCAACGTTGACTTGAATCGAAAGAAATCGGAAAAGATTTGTTTGCTTATCCTCCCACGGACATCATCGCtcgtatttgttgttgtttgccgCTGATTGTCTGGTGTGTTAGTTCAGTACAAAGTCTCTCTAAACACGCACTGACTCTTTGAGAAACATTTACTTTCTCGCATTTTTGATCGGGACAGGTTGTTTGCGTGTCGATTTATTTTGCCGTTTACTCAGTTTGTTAAGATTCGAACATTCATGGTTAAAATGATATATTTATTACGTCACAAGCACTACAGCAGGGAACAAACATTTACAAGTGAAATGAAAGCGGGAATTACGTAAGGTCTACATTTTCTCCCTGGTTTTATAATTGTAAAGTCTCAAAAGGAGTTTTATCTGTCTTCAGATATCAACGAGTGCTTAATGTACCCCAGTATTTGTCAAGAACCCGCTCAATGCGTCAATACGGCGGGAATGTTTGAATGTCAGTGTCCAACCGGCTTCAATTACAATTTCACTTCCAAAAGCTGCGACGGTGAGTGATTGAGAGAACCGAGTGATTATTTCAAAATCACTTTCCATGCCAAGAAGCGCACATTATCTCTTTCCGGGTTGCAGATGTGGACGAGTGCGAGGGCAACGTGTGCGACGGGACTTGCGTCAACAACGTGGGCAGCTACTCGTGTCGCTGCGACGGCCGCCGGGGCCTCCGCTTGGCCGACGACAAGCGAACTTGTGAAAAGATCCCGGTCTGCGTGGACTTGTACGACTCCAAGTACGCTGAGATGTTGTACCTGGGGGAGCAGTTTGCGGGGCTCCCCGTCATCTATCTTCTCTTCCGTCTGCCGGAGACGACAAAGTGAGTACGGCCAGACAAAATATAAACAccataaaagcaaaaacaaaagagaggaAGAAAATAGATCAGATTAAATcgatattttaataataattaaataggAACGTGTAGTAGCAACAATTAgtcgtttttaaaaaaataataattgtaataaataattttaacgTAAAtatccttgtgtgtgtgaatggcaGGTTTGCAGCCGAGTTTGACTTCCGCACGTTTGACCCCGAGGGAGTTATTCTCTATGCGGAGTCCTCCCAGGACGCCTGGTTCATGCTGGGGCTACGAGGCGGCCGCATCGAGGTCCAGTTTAAAAATCAGCACACCATGAAGGTCACCAGCGGAGGGAAAGCCATCAACGATGGACAGTGGCACGTGGTAAGATGAACGCAATGGTAGACCGACGAGAATAGATCCGATCGTGTCGGAATAGAAATGACAGCGGTGTGACACGCAGATCTCGGTGGATGAACTTGAGAAGAGCATCAGCGTGAAGATCAGCAAGGAAGCTGTCATGAGCATCAACAGTCCAGAGAGTCTCTTTACCGGGGTCAACGGCAAACTGGAGACCAAATTTTACATCGCCAGTGTCCGCAACCGCACCAACAGTCTCATTAAacctgtaaatgttttttcttcccttctgCATCTAATTGATGATAACGGATGATAGCGATTGATCGGAATGAGCCTCGATCTGCCGTAGATCAACCCTCGACTGGATGGCTGCATCCGGGGCTGGAACATGATGAACCAGGGCGCCTCCGGGGTCAAGGACGCCATcaaggagaagaaaagcaaacacTGCTACGCACATGTGGAACGAGGATCTTTTTTCACCGGGGAAGGATTGGCGCATTTCCACCTTGACTACAGTGAGTAAGTTAAGTCAGACTTCATCAGTCCACAAAGggagtttgttttttctgtttttcctcACAAAGCCACTTTTTCCTTGCATAGGTGACTCTGGAAGCTGGAAAGTGGATTTAAGAATGAGTATACGTCCTTCGAGCAGCACAGGTGTCCTCTTTGCTCTGGTTTCCGACAACAGGGTCCCGTTGTCGCTCGCCGTGCTAACGCAGGGCGACTTTGACGCCGTATGTGCACATTGAAAACCTTTCTTGACCTTGCCCGTCAACAGCTTGCTCAAAATCGCTTTCTCTCGCAGAGCCTGCAAGTTTTCTTGGATGGGGTGATGGTGGCAAAGCTGGACTCGCTGCTATTGTGTTACCCCGACAGATTAACGGTGCTGCTGAGCGCTACGCCGACTGACATTTCCATCTCAGCCAACTCGTCAAATGTCAGGGAAATCGCGCCCGACGTCCTGCAGGAGGCGCTGCAGCGCCTCAACGCCACAATGCGGAGCCCAGTCAGCACCTACATTGGCGGGATACCGGGTCAGTTACAAATagatgaacaacaacaacaagatggGCCACTTTAAGCGAAGATCATACACGGACGGCGACGTACGCTAATGATTTCAATCCGAATATCCCGTGTTGTCTTTGAGACTTCTTCCCAAAAATGCTTCAAAGCAAGCTTCAAGTAGTTACAGGAACCCTCTAAGCAATTCCAAGTGACCGTCCTGATTGATTCCAGGAATCAATGATCTGTGTTTCTTTGCGGTCTCATTAGTTGAATGTGCAGCAGTAAGCAACTGTAAGAATTGACACCAGACGTTTGATGTCATCGCGAtgacaaaaatagattaattGTGTCCGACTACATTGGAGCGTGCTACTTTTTGAGCAGAAAATGGATCTATTTTCCTCTTTCAGATGATGTCCCGTGGGATGCCACCCCGGTGACTGCCTTTTATCACGGCTGCATGGACATCTCCGTCAACGGCCAGATGTTGGACTTTGACGAGGCCCTGAGCAAGCACAATAGTATCAAGTCCCATTCTTGTCCTCCCGCTTCAACCCCAGAAACAGACGCCCTTCCGCAGCAAGGAGAGTGACCTTAATtaacaccaccaccactttGCAGTAGTCCTACACCCCTTGTGGGAAATTCCAATTTTAGGACACAGAACGGGAGGGAGGATCGTCTCAAGAAGAGGCGGGGGATAGCTGTTAGACTTGCTTttgacacacttttttttctgattataCTTGTGATGTACGACGACGGCTTGTTTGCTGGAAGTTGGATGACGTAGTTGAAACATTTTGCTGCAAGCAAGTCATTCCAAGAAAAGTTGGAGAGCTCTGTAACATGTGTTGAGCAAGAGGCGGGGCCCCTGAAGACCGGAGCGGGGCTCCCGAGCCACCTGCAACCTGGCTGAAAGTCGCCGCCGGATCTTGTCTGCGGGGAGAAATACTCTGACATAAAAGTCCAACACTTGCTTGAAGATTTTTCTTACAATCCAGATTGTATTGTCTTGTTTGAGCCCATTTAACTCGTTCATCGCCATTGATAGCTCTCGACAGATAATATAAGGatgaaccaaaataaaaattcttgactCAAAATTGAagcaattaaataaatgacaatatCTTAAACACCTTACTGACTGTCCCACTTAAGCCAATATTCGAGCTCCAGGTTTTTCCTCCCTTTCCATGTTCCTTTATTTTTGATCATCTGTTCCTTTGCTCCTCCatcttcaaagtcaaagtttgctttattgtcaatttcttcacatgccaagacacacaaagaaatcaaaatgacgttcccactatcccacggtgacaagacatggTACACAATATAcgtacaagtaaacaacacaaaaaataaataaaaacaagaaggcacaaacaatgaagaaataggagtgatgaataaataataaataaacaacataataaataagataaaataaaatacatcacTTATGTATAAAGCAAATCAAGGtcaattttaaatgaatatcaacttataataatacatttcaaatgataaAATTCTGATTTTACAATGACTACCTTTTAAAAGGCATTTTGCCACATGCTTTCATCTGCAAAGAAGTGCGTGACTGCTCTGCATCGTCGaaacacgcgcacgcacgcaagtGGAagcaggaggaggcggcggcggcggcggcagaggaggagaggagaggagaggagaggagccaAAGGACAAAAAGTGCGGACCGCAATGGAGACGAGCTAACCGCAGCCCGAGGAGGACGACAGCGTCGTAGCAGTCAGAGACATGCGGGGGGAGCACACGCCTCTTTAGCCTCCAACACACCTCGGTGGTCATTTTGGAAGACCACCTTCCAATCTACAGCCGCAAGAGACAGAggggactttttttatttttatttaagacAAAAGTTTACGGTGCTCGGTGCAGACGCGGCGGCTACACGATGCGTGCAAGCCGGACAAAGTGGTTCGCATCGACCGCGCTGCTAATCCTACTGGCCGCTCGCTGCTCCCCAAGTCATAGTAAGTAAACACTCGCATGCTAGGCGGCTACGCTACGCTGCGGTGCTAAGTGTCGCTTGGCGTTTGTGTTGTGATGACAAACGGCAGTCAGTCATGGTGTCCCCCTGCGCGCAGCTTTAATAGCGTTGGACCACCGCGGTGGAGACCTCCACGCTTCCTGACCTCTTGTCCCCAAATACGTCTTTGTTGTCGTGGATTGTCTTTGCATGGGAAATCACGATcgacaaatattttgttatcggtagattttttccccccccaggtatttatttttctgacaaCTTTTTATGAGTCATCcttgcatttaaaaatataagcaccccacaaaaatattggaacGGCAAGGTCAGGTATTTTGTTGTATATGAAAGACATTTGAATTTCCGATCAAAAGGATGGGTGGCTTCAAACCAAAGTGCTCTGTCCTGAGTATGTAATGAAAAATAGAATTATATaacttgaaaaataatgaagttCTGTCTCAATGAACCCAAACGTCTTCAATATACAACAAATCAAAGGATCACCTtgctgtcccaatacttttggtgGAGCTATCTTTACTTGCTTGGAAGGTTTTTTCCAGCCTCTGTTCATGACGcaatttgaaagaaagaaaaacatccatTGCGAAAGTCAAGCTTTGAAGCTTTGTCATTTTAGGGACTTTTAATAGAGACAGAAGAAATGTAATTGAGTACTTTtgattttgcatttcattCTGCCCAGTCTCCCTGACAGAGCAACAAGCAAACCAGTTCCTGAGCAGACACCGGAGAGCTAATCAAGTCTTTGAGGAGACCAAGCAAGGACACTTGGAGAGGGAGTGTGTAGAGGAGAAGTGTTCCAAGGAGGAGGCCCGGGAAGTGTTTGAAAACGACCCCGAAACTGTGAGTTGCCATCACTTCAAAAGCGTCAGTGCACCAAAAATGACTCCGAATATTGGGCCTTGCTGATTTTACACAATGACACttggtttttttcaaatggtATTTTGCAGCATTTCCTAATCGTGTTTTGATGTACTATTTCCACTGTGTAAACAACACTCATGACCCAAAtctgcctcctcctctctgGCATGAGTTGGGCGTGTTTTATAGTGAGTGCTGATTCACAGTCTGAGCTTCTGTTGTTGATGCTTCTGTCAGCGCTGACAAGCATGAAAATATTGGATTGGGGTTTGATGgacatattttgaaaatatatcaATTCTTTTTGGTTTCCGTGGTGGTCGTTGAGTCAGCATGACTaagtctttgtttttgccatgCTGCAGAAATTGCTGCAGTCCTCGTACTCCCTTTTCAAAagtatgcacacaaacacgcaaatGTGTCATCATCTCTTATCTGTTGGGGAATTCATTTCACTTTTCCACTGAATTTGGTTTCCCGTCGTCCGTGCAAGGTGGCAGACACGTGTGCCCCATTTATGTCCCCACACGCTTCCCTCACATGCACGTAAACACGCCTAATCGGGCGGCTTTCTTATTATAGAACAAATCTTGGTTGAGAAAGGCGTTTTCATTCCGCTCAGGCATGTGCCCCTAATCTGCATACATTCCCTCCCActcttgttttgc
The window above is part of the Syngnathus acus chromosome 3, fSynAcu1.2, whole genome shotgun sequence genome. Proteins encoded here:
- the pros1 gene encoding vitamin K-dependent protein S isoform X1 — encoded protein: MWRQNLVSACLVFLLTFADASRFLSQSTASHFLNRRRRANSLFEEHKKGNLERECVEELCNREEAREIFENNPETDFFYPRYVECLGYHRVGISNHDSGSAIPSDLRTCVKEISNQCTPFPCSRHGTERCVDGQGTYTCVCKSGWDGKCCDNDIDECSDPKFPAGCNQKCDNVPGSFHCTCKDGYYLRDNINCVDINECLMYPSICQEPAQCVNTAGMFECQCPTGFNYNFTSKSCDDVDECEGNVCDGTCVNNVGSYSCRCDGRRGLRLADDKRTCEKIPVCVDLYDSKYAEMLYLGEQFAGLPVIYLLFRLPETTKFAAEFDFRTFDPEGVILYAESSQDAWFMLGLRGGRIEVQFKNQHTMKVTSGGKAINDGQWHVISVDELEKSISVKISKEAVMSINSPESLFTGVNGKLETKFYIASVRNRTNSLIKPINPRLDGCIRGWNMMNQGASGVKDAIKEKKSKHCYAHVERGSFFTGEGLAHFHLDYSDSGSWKVDLRMSIRPSSSTGVLFALVSDNRVPLSLAVLTQGDFDASLQVFLDGVMVAKLDSLLLCYPDRLTVLLSATPTDISISANSSNVREIAPDVLQEALQRLNATMRSPVSTYIGGIPDDVPWDATPVTAFYHGCMDISVNGQMLDFDEALSKHNSIKSHSCPPASTPETDALPQQGE
- the pros1 gene encoding vitamin K-dependent protein S isoform X2 codes for the protein MWRQNLVSACLVFLLTFADASRFLSQSTASHFLNRRRRANSLFEEHKKGNLERECVEELCNREEAREIFENNPETDFFYPRYVECLGYHRVGISNHDSGSAIPSDLRTCVKEISNQCTPFPCSRHGTERCVDGQGTYTCVCKSGWDGKCCDNDIDECSDPKFPAGCNQKCDNVPGSFHCTCKDGYYLRDNINCVDINECLMYPSICQEPAQCVNTAGMFECQCPTGFNYNFTSKSCDDVDECEGNVCDGTCVNNVGSYSCRCDGRRGLRLADDKRTCEKIPVCVDLYDSKYAEMLYLGEQFAGLPVIYLLFRLPETTKFAAEFDFRTFDPEGVILYAESSQDAWFMLGLRGGRIEVQFKNQHTMKVTSGGKAINDGQWHVISVDELEKSISVKISKEAVMSINSPESLFTGVNGKLETKFYIASVRNRTNSLIKPINPRLDGCIRGWNMMNQGASGVKDAIKEKKSKHCYAHVERGSFFTGEGLAHFHLDYSE